A stretch of Lathyrus oleraceus cultivar Zhongwan6 chromosome 6, CAAS_Psat_ZW6_1.0, whole genome shotgun sequence DNA encodes these proteins:
- the LOC127092465 gene encoding heat stress transcription factor A-7a, translating to MNNMFFVKEEYMEPFSSSLQFGCEKQALILPPQPIEGLHETRPQPFLTKTFEVVNDHSTNHVVSWSRGGTSFVIWDLHAFSNDLLPRYFKHNNFSSFVRQLNTYGFRKIDPHKWEFTNEGFLRGHKHLLRNIRRKKGPSQPVDCFGLDAEIDRLRQEKQVLMKELVSLRQKQYKATLYLLEMEQRLQGVEVYQKQMMSFLDGAMKNPAIIHKLLHQKEKKKETMAKKRRLIGGEERHSSVKVEPLELGDYEFSVSELELLATEMQVFGRGEMDKDNKPEEGLELQERMERLLDDEGFWEELMFNVAFEGRFDIPTAEDNDENEDDSSELLNREFKINSFP from the exons atgaataatatgttCTTTGTGAAAGAAGAATACATGGAGCCATTTTCATCATCACTTCAATTTGGATGTGAAAAACAAGCATTGATTCTACCACCCCAACCAATTGAAGGACTTCATGAAACTAGACCCCAACCATTCCTCACCAAAACATTTGAGGTAGTGAATGATCATAGTACCAATCATGTAGTTTCATGGAGCAGAGGTGGCACTAGCTTTGTGATTTGGGATCTACATGCTTTCTCCAATGATCTCCTTCCCAGATACTTCAAACATAATAACTTCTCGAGCTTTGTCAGACAACTTAACACTTAC GGTTTTAGGAAAATAGATCCACATAAATGGGAGTTTACAAATGAAGGATTCCTAAGAGGGCACAAACATTTGTTGAGGAACATAAGGAGAAAGAAGGGACCTTCTCAGCCTGTTGACTGTTTTGGACTTGATGCGGAAATTGATCGTTTAAGGCAAGAGAAACAGGTTTTGATGAAGGAGCTTGTGAGTCTTAGACAGAAGCAATATAAGGCCACACTGTACCTTCTAGAGATGGAGCAAAGGTTACAAGGAGTAGAAGTCTATCAGAAACAAATGATGTCGTTCTTAGATGGAGCTATGAAAAACCCTGCAATAATTCACAAACTACTCCACcaaaaagagaagaaaaaagaAACCATGGCCAAAAAGAGAAGGCTAATTGGAGGTGAAGAAAGACACAGCAGTGTTAAAGTTGAGCCTTTAGAATTAGGTGATTATGAATTTTCTGTGTCCGAGTTGGAATTGCTAGCTACGGAAATGCAGGTTTTTGGAAGGGGGGAAATGGACAAGGACAATAAACCCGAGGAGGGACTAGAATTACAAGAGAGGATGGAGAGGCTACTTGATGATGAAGGGTTCTGGGAAGAACTAATGTTTAATGTGGCATTTGAGGGTAGATTTGACATTCCAACTGCTGAAGATAATGATGAGAatgaagatgattcaagtgaACTACTGAATCGAGAATTTAAGATTAACTCTTTTCCTTAA
- the LOC127092464 gene encoding uncharacterized protein LOC127092464 isoform X2 produces MIRRISSNYLFFALGFLLSTAIPFADGESSTCLTVYKNGGAPAVFQSPKCPRWRLFDYDSSPRTATRCQSSMLQGRRKSQEDRTLCVLDVRIPFPGTMGIREVVVGIVAVFDGHNGAEASEMASKLLMEYFVLHTYFLLDAMYSVVSKTSTGKLLHRRDHDHGNLLHRWKEILGWQWHELHSERLRNVFSANFDDSFHLEILKEALLRAIHDIDVRFSEEASRNNIHSGSTATVVLVADDKFLVANIGDSKAFLCSENFQSPKEAKVKELTRDHHPDREDERNRVEAAGGQVLNWGGLPRVNGQLAITRAIGDVLFKSYGVISAPEVTDWQPLTANDSYLVAASDGVFEKLSVQNVCDLLWDVHRIRDMRSECTSSSSYSLADLIIDAAFEKGSMDNMAAVVVPLESANSSGNSLRRSYTENGDTGFPLFGLQESAYRSSANDITSDLLHLERTRLQDTKFKRILVEVKHGDFGCFYLAENLDDSVESKWPAKKDDWENYLYELPQPLPNGFHQQAEVDGPIILYSDQNFCFYLSSTINDAKDQCINPEGFASFIGLLESIPLHDTGSDNASSDYSMPDSRYVLRRSFGRGSYGEVWLAFHWNCNQGNITAEMSKGDNNRNRSSSNPECQDGPSNYTLYILKRIMVEKGSAVYLSGLREKYFGEIFLNASMCYEDVLLGGKSNCVFETSQYDSEYSFQDKFRLHGAIYEEGLNHIARYVESFESRSNEIWLVFSYEGVSLSKLLYTVEDANNTAEKERLEQVKQVQILHPSKWWRWVKTTEEGQEEMRNLIWQLLLALKSCHDRNITHRDIKPENMVICFEDPESGRCLKDTPTKVNSFSTKMRIIDFGSGIDEFTIKHLYASTGPTRAEQTYEYTPPEALLNATWYQGSTSSNLKYDMWSVGVVMLEMVLGTPNIFQINAFTRALLDRHLEGWNDGVKELAYKFRSFMELCILIPGVSGSYSKKYHKANQVGVSPASWKCSEDFFSKQIKARDPLKIGFTNIWALRLVRHLLQWDPEDRPSVDEALRHPYFQPPPRG; encoded by the exons ATGATTAGAAGGATTTCATCGAATTACCTATTCTTCGCGTTAGGGTTTCTGCTTTCCACCGCAATCCCCTTCGCTGACGGTGAATCATCCACGTGCTTGACGGTTTACAAAAACGGCGGTGCTCCGGCGGTGTTCCAATCCCCGAAATGCCCTCGCTGGAGACTCTTCGATTACGATTCTTCTCCTCGAACTGCAACGCGTTGTCAATCTTCGATGCTCCAGGGTCGAAGAAAATCACAAGAGGATCGCACTCTCTGTGTACTCGATGTTCGCATTCCATTCCCCG GTACGATGGGGATCAGGGAGGTTGTAGTTGGAATTGTGGCGGTTTTCGATGGACATAACGGTGCTGAAGCTAGTGAGATGGCGTCAAAACTTTTGATGGAGTATTTTGTTCTGCATACTTATTTTCTTCTTGATGCAATGTATTCTGTTGTATCAAAGACTTCCACAGGAAAATTGCTTCACAGGCGAGACCATGATCACGGAAACTTATTGCATAGGTGGAAAGAGATTTTAGGTTGGCAATGGCATGAACTGCATTCTGAAAG GTTGCGGAATGTATTTTCTGCTAATTTTGATGATTCTTTTCACTTGGAAATTTTGAAGGAAGCATTGTTGAGAGCAATCCATGATATTGATGTAAGGTTTTCTGAG GAAGCCTCTAGAAATAACATTCATTCAGGATCTACAGCAACAGTTGTATTGGTTGCAGATGATAAGTTTTTGGTTGCCAATATTGGGGATTCTAAGGCTTTCTTGTGCTCTGAAAATTTTCAGTCTCCTAAGGAAGCTAAAG TGAAGGAATTGACTAGGGATCACCATCCAGACAGAGAGGATGAAAGAAATCGGGTGGAAGCTGCTGGTGGTCAAGTTCTAAATTGGGGTGGTTTGCCTCGCGTAAATGGTCAGCTGGCCATTACACGAGCTATTGGTGATGTGTTATTTAAAAG TTATGGAGTTATATCTGCACCAGAAGTGACTGATTGGCAGCCTCTAACTGCTAATGATAGCTACTTGGTGGCTGCATCTGATGGGGTCTTTGAGAAGTTGAGTGTGCAAAATGTCTGTGATTTGTTGTGGGATGTACACCGTATTAGGGACATGAGATCAGAGTGCACCTCTTCATCTTCCTATTCATTAGCAGATTTAATTATTGatgctgcctttgaaaagggCAGTATGGACAATATGGCAGCAGTTGTTGTTCCTCTGGAATCGGCCAACTCTTCTGGGAACTCGCTTAGAAGAAGCTACACTGAAAATGGTGATACAGGTTTCCCATTATTTGGTCTGCAGGAATCTGCTTACAGAAGCTCAG CTAATGATATCACTTCCGATCTATTGCACCTGGAGCGCACCCGTCTGCAAGATACCAAGTTTAAGCGAATATTG GTTGAAGTGAAACATGGTGATTTTGGATGTTTTTATTTAGCAGAAAATCTTGATGATTCAGTGGAATCTAAATGGCCGGCCAAAAAAGATGACTGGGAAAACTATTTGTATGAACTACCCCAGCCTCTACCAAACGGCTTTCATCAACAAGCTG AAGTAGATGGCCCTATAATTTTGTACAGCGACCAAAACTTCTGCTTTTATCTGAGTTCAACTATCAATGATGCCAAAGACCAATGCATAAATCCTGAAGGCTTTGCCAGTTTTATTGGTCTTCTTGAATCAATTCCTTTACATGATACAGGTTCAGATAATGCTTCTTCTGACTATTCGATGCCTGATTCAAG GTATGTACTAAGGAGGAGTTTTGGTCGTGGATCATATGGTGAAGTATGGTTGGCTTTTCATTGGAATTGTAATCAAGGTAATATTACTGCAGAAATGAGCAAGGGCGACAATAATAGGAACAGAAGCTCAAGTAATCCTGAGTGTCAGGATGGTCCTTCTAACTACACCCTGTACATTTTGAAACGTATAATG GTAGAGAAAGGGTCTGCTGTGTACTTAAGTGGACTGAGGGAAAAATATTTTGGCGAAATTTTCTTAAATGCCTCTATGTGCTATGAAGATGTGCTATTGGGTGGAAAATCAAACTGTGTATTTGAAACATCACAATATGATTCTGAGTATTCATTTCAAGACAAATTTCGACTGCACGGTGCCATATATGAAGAAGGTTTGAACCATATTGCAAGATATGTGGAATCTTTTGAGTCTCGGTCCAATGAAATATGGCTTGTATTCAGTTATGAAGGAGTGTCATTGTCAAAGCTTTTATATACTGTAGAAGATGCAAACAATACAGCTGAGAAAGAAAGACTTGAGCAAGTGAAACAAGTTCAGATACTACATCCATCAAAGTGGTGGCGTTGGGTGAAAACCACAGAAGAAGGGCAAGAAGAAATGCGCAACCTTATCTGGCAACTG TTGTTGGCACTCAAGTCTTGTCACGACCGCAATATCACACACAGAGACATTAAACCTG AGAATATGGTGATATGCTTTGAAGATCCGGAGTCAGGGAGATGCTTGAAAGACACTCCAACAAAAGTTAATAGTTTTTCCACCAAAAT GCGTATTATTGACTTTGGAAGTGGAATTGACGAATTCACAATAAAGCATTTGTATGCTTCTACTGGGCCTACTAG AGCTGAACAAACTTACGAGTACACACCTCCTGAAGCCTTGCTAAATGCTACATGGTATCAAGGGTCAACAAGCTCAAATTTGAA GTATGACATGTGGAGTGTTGGTGTTGTGATGTTAGAGATGGTCTTAGGGACACCTAATATTTTCCAGATAAATGCTTTTACACGTGCTCTTTTGGACCGCCATCTTGAGGGCTGGAACGATGGTGTGAAGGAGCTGGCATACAA ATTTAGATCATTCATGGAATTGTGCATCTTAATCCCTGGGGTTTCTGGCAGTTACTCAAAAAAGTATCACAAAGCTAATCAA GTTGGAGTTTCGCCTGCATCCTGGAAATGCTCTGAAGACTTCTTTTCTAAACAAATTAAGGCTAGAGATCCTCTTAAAATAGG TTTTACAAACATTTGGGCTTTACGGTTAGTGCGCCATCTGCTACAATGGGACCCG GAGGACCGGCCAAGTGTTGATGAGGCACTGCGGCATCCCTATTTCCAACCTCCGCCAAGAGGATAA
- the LOC127092464 gene encoding uncharacterized protein LOC127092464 isoform X1, giving the protein MIRRISSNYLFFALGFLLSTAIPFADGESSTCLTVYKNGGAPAVFQSPKCPRWRLFDYDSSPRTATRCQSSMLQGRRKSQEDRTLCVLDVRIPFPGTMGIREVVVGIVAVFDGHNGAEASEMASKLLMEYFVLHTYFLLDAMYSVVSKTSTGKLLHRRDHDHGNLLHRWKEILGWQWHELHSERLRNVFSANFDDSFHLEILKEALLRAIHDIDVRFSEEASRNNIHSGSTATVVLVADDKFLVANIGDSKAFLCSENFQSPKEAKASLLELYRQTERDGSVSVWDREKYRLASSHGLNHFAVKELTRDHHPDREDERNRVEAAGGQVLNWGGLPRVNGQLAITRAIGDVLFKSYGVISAPEVTDWQPLTANDSYLVAASDGVFEKLSVQNVCDLLWDVHRIRDMRSECTSSSSYSLADLIIDAAFEKGSMDNMAAVVVPLESANSSGNSLRRSYTENGDTGFPLFGLQESAYRSSANDITSDLLHLERTRLQDTKFKRILVEVKHGDFGCFYLAENLDDSVESKWPAKKDDWENYLYELPQPLPNGFHQQAEVDGPIILYSDQNFCFYLSSTINDAKDQCINPEGFASFIGLLESIPLHDTGSDNASSDYSMPDSRYVLRRSFGRGSYGEVWLAFHWNCNQGNITAEMSKGDNNRNRSSSNPECQDGPSNYTLYILKRIMVEKGSAVYLSGLREKYFGEIFLNASMCYEDVLLGGKSNCVFETSQYDSEYSFQDKFRLHGAIYEEGLNHIARYVESFESRSNEIWLVFSYEGVSLSKLLYTVEDANNTAEKERLEQVKQVQILHPSKWWRWVKTTEEGQEEMRNLIWQLLLALKSCHDRNITHRDIKPENMVICFEDPESGRCLKDTPTKVNSFSTKMRIIDFGSGIDEFTIKHLYASTGPTRAEQTYEYTPPEALLNATWYQGSTSSNLKYDMWSVGVVMLEMVLGTPNIFQINAFTRALLDRHLEGWNDGVKELAYKFRSFMELCILIPGVSGSYSKKYHKANQVGVSPASWKCSEDFFSKQIKARDPLKIGFTNIWALRLVRHLLQWDPEDRPSVDEALRHPYFQPPPRG; this is encoded by the exons ATGATTAGAAGGATTTCATCGAATTACCTATTCTTCGCGTTAGGGTTTCTGCTTTCCACCGCAATCCCCTTCGCTGACGGTGAATCATCCACGTGCTTGACGGTTTACAAAAACGGCGGTGCTCCGGCGGTGTTCCAATCCCCGAAATGCCCTCGCTGGAGACTCTTCGATTACGATTCTTCTCCTCGAACTGCAACGCGTTGTCAATCTTCGATGCTCCAGGGTCGAAGAAAATCACAAGAGGATCGCACTCTCTGTGTACTCGATGTTCGCATTCCATTCCCCG GTACGATGGGGATCAGGGAGGTTGTAGTTGGAATTGTGGCGGTTTTCGATGGACATAACGGTGCTGAAGCTAGTGAGATGGCGTCAAAACTTTTGATGGAGTATTTTGTTCTGCATACTTATTTTCTTCTTGATGCAATGTATTCTGTTGTATCAAAGACTTCCACAGGAAAATTGCTTCACAGGCGAGACCATGATCACGGAAACTTATTGCATAGGTGGAAAGAGATTTTAGGTTGGCAATGGCATGAACTGCATTCTGAAAG GTTGCGGAATGTATTTTCTGCTAATTTTGATGATTCTTTTCACTTGGAAATTTTGAAGGAAGCATTGTTGAGAGCAATCCATGATATTGATGTAAGGTTTTCTGAG GAAGCCTCTAGAAATAACATTCATTCAGGATCTACAGCAACAGTTGTATTGGTTGCAGATGATAAGTTTTTGGTTGCCAATATTGGGGATTCTAAGGCTTTCTTGTGCTCTGAAAATTTTCAGTCTCCTAAGGAAGCTAAAG CCTCCTTATTAGAGCTATATAGGCAGACAGAGCGTGATGGTTCTGTTTCTGTGTGGGATCGTGAAAAGTATAGATTAGCTTCTTCCCACGGGCTCAATCATTTTGCAGTGAAGGAATTGACTAGGGATCACCATCCAGACAGAGAGGATGAAAGAAATCGGGTGGAAGCTGCTGGTGGTCAAGTTCTAAATTGGGGTGGTTTGCCTCGCGTAAATGGTCAGCTGGCCATTACACGAGCTATTGGTGATGTGTTATTTAAAAG TTATGGAGTTATATCTGCACCAGAAGTGACTGATTGGCAGCCTCTAACTGCTAATGATAGCTACTTGGTGGCTGCATCTGATGGGGTCTTTGAGAAGTTGAGTGTGCAAAATGTCTGTGATTTGTTGTGGGATGTACACCGTATTAGGGACATGAGATCAGAGTGCACCTCTTCATCTTCCTATTCATTAGCAGATTTAATTATTGatgctgcctttgaaaagggCAGTATGGACAATATGGCAGCAGTTGTTGTTCCTCTGGAATCGGCCAACTCTTCTGGGAACTCGCTTAGAAGAAGCTACACTGAAAATGGTGATACAGGTTTCCCATTATTTGGTCTGCAGGAATCTGCTTACAGAAGCTCAG CTAATGATATCACTTCCGATCTATTGCACCTGGAGCGCACCCGTCTGCAAGATACCAAGTTTAAGCGAATATTG GTTGAAGTGAAACATGGTGATTTTGGATGTTTTTATTTAGCAGAAAATCTTGATGATTCAGTGGAATCTAAATGGCCGGCCAAAAAAGATGACTGGGAAAACTATTTGTATGAACTACCCCAGCCTCTACCAAACGGCTTTCATCAACAAGCTG AAGTAGATGGCCCTATAATTTTGTACAGCGACCAAAACTTCTGCTTTTATCTGAGTTCAACTATCAATGATGCCAAAGACCAATGCATAAATCCTGAAGGCTTTGCCAGTTTTATTGGTCTTCTTGAATCAATTCCTTTACATGATACAGGTTCAGATAATGCTTCTTCTGACTATTCGATGCCTGATTCAAG GTATGTACTAAGGAGGAGTTTTGGTCGTGGATCATATGGTGAAGTATGGTTGGCTTTTCATTGGAATTGTAATCAAGGTAATATTACTGCAGAAATGAGCAAGGGCGACAATAATAGGAACAGAAGCTCAAGTAATCCTGAGTGTCAGGATGGTCCTTCTAACTACACCCTGTACATTTTGAAACGTATAATG GTAGAGAAAGGGTCTGCTGTGTACTTAAGTGGACTGAGGGAAAAATATTTTGGCGAAATTTTCTTAAATGCCTCTATGTGCTATGAAGATGTGCTATTGGGTGGAAAATCAAACTGTGTATTTGAAACATCACAATATGATTCTGAGTATTCATTTCAAGACAAATTTCGACTGCACGGTGCCATATATGAAGAAGGTTTGAACCATATTGCAAGATATGTGGAATCTTTTGAGTCTCGGTCCAATGAAATATGGCTTGTATTCAGTTATGAAGGAGTGTCATTGTCAAAGCTTTTATATACTGTAGAAGATGCAAACAATACAGCTGAGAAAGAAAGACTTGAGCAAGTGAAACAAGTTCAGATACTACATCCATCAAAGTGGTGGCGTTGGGTGAAAACCACAGAAGAAGGGCAAGAAGAAATGCGCAACCTTATCTGGCAACTG TTGTTGGCACTCAAGTCTTGTCACGACCGCAATATCACACACAGAGACATTAAACCTG AGAATATGGTGATATGCTTTGAAGATCCGGAGTCAGGGAGATGCTTGAAAGACACTCCAACAAAAGTTAATAGTTTTTCCACCAAAAT GCGTATTATTGACTTTGGAAGTGGAATTGACGAATTCACAATAAAGCATTTGTATGCTTCTACTGGGCCTACTAG AGCTGAACAAACTTACGAGTACACACCTCCTGAAGCCTTGCTAAATGCTACATGGTATCAAGGGTCAACAAGCTCAAATTTGAA GTATGACATGTGGAGTGTTGGTGTTGTGATGTTAGAGATGGTCTTAGGGACACCTAATATTTTCCAGATAAATGCTTTTACACGTGCTCTTTTGGACCGCCATCTTGAGGGCTGGAACGATGGTGTGAAGGAGCTGGCATACAA ATTTAGATCATTCATGGAATTGTGCATCTTAATCCCTGGGGTTTCTGGCAGTTACTCAAAAAAGTATCACAAAGCTAATCAA GTTGGAGTTTCGCCTGCATCCTGGAAATGCTCTGAAGACTTCTTTTCTAAACAAATTAAGGCTAGAGATCCTCTTAAAATAGG TTTTACAAACATTTGGGCTTTACGGTTAGTGCGCCATCTGCTACAATGGGACCCG GAGGACCGGCCAAGTGTTGATGAGGCACTGCGGCATCCCTATTTCCAACCTCCGCCAAGAGGATAA
- the LOC127092464 gene encoding probable inactive protein kinase At3g63330 isoform X3: MVKYGWLFIGIVIKVEKGSAVYLSGLREKYFGEIFLNASMCYEDVLLGGKSNCVFETSQYDSEYSFQDKFRLHGAIYEEGLNHIARYVESFESRSNEIWLVFSYEGVSLSKLLYTVEDANNTAEKERLEQVKQVQILHPSKWWRWVKTTEEGQEEMRNLIWQLLLALKSCHDRNITHRDIKPENMVICFEDPESGRCLKDTPTKVNSFSTKMRIIDFGSGIDEFTIKHLYASTGPTRAEQTYEYTPPEALLNATWYQGSTSSNLKYDMWSVGVVMLEMVLGTPNIFQINAFTRALLDRHLEGWNDGVKELAYKFRSFMELCILIPGVSGSYSKKYHKANQVGVSPASWKCSEDFFSKQIKARDPLKIGFTNIWALRLVRHLLQWDPEDRPSVDEALRHPYFQPPPRG, encoded by the exons ATGGTGAAGTATGGTTGGCTTTTCATTGGAATTGTAATCAAG GTAGAGAAAGGGTCTGCTGTGTACTTAAGTGGACTGAGGGAAAAATATTTTGGCGAAATTTTCTTAAATGCCTCTATGTGCTATGAAGATGTGCTATTGGGTGGAAAATCAAACTGTGTATTTGAAACATCACAATATGATTCTGAGTATTCATTTCAAGACAAATTTCGACTGCACGGTGCCATATATGAAGAAGGTTTGAACCATATTGCAAGATATGTGGAATCTTTTGAGTCTCGGTCCAATGAAATATGGCTTGTATTCAGTTATGAAGGAGTGTCATTGTCAAAGCTTTTATATACTGTAGAAGATGCAAACAATACAGCTGAGAAAGAAAGACTTGAGCAAGTGAAACAAGTTCAGATACTACATCCATCAAAGTGGTGGCGTTGGGTGAAAACCACAGAAGAAGGGCAAGAAGAAATGCGCAACCTTATCTGGCAACTG TTGTTGGCACTCAAGTCTTGTCACGACCGCAATATCACACACAGAGACATTAAACCTG AGAATATGGTGATATGCTTTGAAGATCCGGAGTCAGGGAGATGCTTGAAAGACACTCCAACAAAAGTTAATAGTTTTTCCACCAAAAT GCGTATTATTGACTTTGGAAGTGGAATTGACGAATTCACAATAAAGCATTTGTATGCTTCTACTGGGCCTACTAG AGCTGAACAAACTTACGAGTACACACCTCCTGAAGCCTTGCTAAATGCTACATGGTATCAAGGGTCAACAAGCTCAAATTTGAA GTATGACATGTGGAGTGTTGGTGTTGTGATGTTAGAGATGGTCTTAGGGACACCTAATATTTTCCAGATAAATGCTTTTACACGTGCTCTTTTGGACCGCCATCTTGAGGGCTGGAACGATGGTGTGAAGGAGCTGGCATACAA ATTTAGATCATTCATGGAATTGTGCATCTTAATCCCTGGGGTTTCTGGCAGTTACTCAAAAAAGTATCACAAAGCTAATCAA GTTGGAGTTTCGCCTGCATCCTGGAAATGCTCTGAAGACTTCTTTTCTAAACAAATTAAGGCTAGAGATCCTCTTAAAATAGG TTTTACAAACATTTGGGCTTTACGGTTAGTGCGCCATCTGCTACAATGGGACCCG GAGGACCGGCCAAGTGTTGATGAGGCACTGCGGCATCCCTATTTCCAACCTCCGCCAAGAGGATAA